From Drosophila nasuta strain 15112-1781.00 chromosome X, ASM2355853v1, whole genome shotgun sequence, one genomic window encodes:
- the LOC132796538 gene encoding neurobeachin-like isoform X2, with protein MADIMRPPFSEIKRPDEIVRMTTADNLKFAVLIGLIEVGQVTNREVVNTVLHLVSS; from the coding sequence ATGGCGGACATCATGCGTCCGCCGTTTAGTGAAATTAAGCGGCCCGACGAAATTGTCAGAATGACAACCGCcgataatttgaaatttgccgTCCTCATCGGCCTCATCGAGGTGGGCCAGGTGACCAATCGGGAAGTGGTCAACACAGTTCTACACTTG